One window of Legionella pneumophila subsp. pneumophila str. Philadelphia 1 genomic DNA carries:
- the carA gene encoding glutamine-hydrolyzing carbamoyl-phosphate synthase small subunit, which translates to MINKSAILALADGTVYEGLSVGASGDSVGELVFNTSMTGYQEMLTDPSYARQIITLTTAHVGNTGCNMEDMESTKVWAAGLVMRNCTAIPSNYRAEQSFPDWLSKNGVVAISGIDTRALTLKLREKGSIGACISTNVEKPEIVVAKAKSFAGLQGADLALEVTRQTIERWHEGRGMWSLDKQPQQLHVVAYDFGVKHNILRILHDKGCHITIVPAKTSAEEVLAMNPNGVFLSNGPGDPQACDYAIKATQVFLDNNIPLFGICLGFQILALACGGITKKMKFGHHGSNHPVVETTGKKRVFITSQNHGFAVDEDSLPNCLEVTHRSLFDNSLQGIRHKTKPAFGFQGHPEASPGPHDIDILFNEFLNLMK; encoded by the coding sequence ATGATTAATAAATCAGCAATTTTAGCTTTAGCTGATGGCACTGTTTATGAGGGCCTGTCAGTAGGGGCCAGTGGTGATTCTGTTGGTGAGTTGGTTTTTAACACGTCAATGACTGGCTATCAGGAAATGCTTACTGATCCTTCGTATGCCAGACAAATAATTACCTTAACTACTGCTCATGTGGGAAATACCGGTTGTAACATGGAGGACATGGAGTCCACAAAAGTCTGGGCAGCCGGCCTCGTCATGAGAAACTGCACTGCAATCCCTAGCAATTACAGAGCTGAACAATCCTTCCCAGACTGGTTAAGTAAAAATGGAGTAGTTGCAATTTCTGGCATTGATACGCGCGCGCTTACACTGAAATTGCGTGAGAAGGGTTCTATCGGAGCCTGTATTAGCACCAATGTGGAGAAACCTGAAATTGTTGTGGCAAAGGCTAAATCCTTTGCAGGGCTTCAGGGTGCAGATTTGGCTTTAGAGGTTACAAGACAAACGATAGAGCGTTGGCATGAAGGTCGGGGAATGTGGAGTCTAGACAAACAGCCTCAACAGCTTCATGTTGTTGCCTATGATTTTGGTGTAAAACATAATATTTTACGTATCTTACATGATAAGGGATGCCATATTACTATAGTCCCTGCTAAAACTTCTGCAGAAGAGGTTTTAGCCATGAATCCTAATGGTGTCTTTTTATCCAATGGACCGGGTGATCCCCAAGCATGCGATTATGCCATCAAAGCAACACAGGTGTTTTTAGACAATAATATTCCTTTATTTGGTATATGCCTTGGGTTTCAGATTTTGGCTTTGGCATGTGGTGGTATTACTAAAAAAATGAAATTTGGACATCATGGTTCCAATCATCCTGTAGTTGAAACAACTGGCAAAAAACGTGTTTTTATAACAAGTCAAAATCATGGTTTTGCTGTAGATGAGGATTCATTGCCCAATTGCCTGGAAGTTACGCATCGTTCATTATTTGATAACAGTTTACAGGGAATAAGGCACAAAACAAAACCGGCATTTGGTTTTCAAGGCCATCCAGAAGCAAGCCCTGGGCCACATGATATAGATATTTTATTTAATGAATTTTTAAATCTGATGAAATAA
- the hemE gene encoding uroporphyrinogen decarboxylase yields MFDLNQSLFLRALRRQPVERTPIWIMRQAGRYLPEYRKVREHAGDFLNLCKNPELACEVTLQPLRRYALDAAILFSDILTIPDAMGLGLYFAEGEGPRFTNPLQDTKAIHTLKIPSIPESLSYVFDAARLIRQEMPKELPLIGFSGSPWTLACYMVEGGSSRDFKRILNLIYTEKEAAHLLLNKLAVSVTAYLIEQIKAGVNAVMIFDTWGGVLTPQNYKDFSLAYMHQIVQQLKKEYPDIPVILFTKNGGQWLEWMAETGCDALGVDWTCDLASARKRVGGKVALQGNLDPAVLLTTKNCIRSEVGSVLASYGYGTGHIFNLGHGITPDVPPENVAIMIEAVHEISPQYHL; encoded by the coding sequence ATGTTTGATTTGAACCAATCCCTTTTTCTTCGAGCTTTGAGAAGACAACCTGTGGAGAGAACTCCAATCTGGATTATGCGCCAGGCTGGGCGTTATTTGCCTGAATATAGAAAAGTAAGAGAGCATGCCGGTGATTTTTTAAATCTTTGCAAGAATCCGGAACTCGCCTGTGAAGTAACCTTGCAACCGTTGCGTCGCTATGCTTTGGATGCAGCTATTTTATTTTCCGATATTTTAACAATACCTGATGCTATGGGGCTAGGGCTCTATTTTGCCGAAGGAGAAGGACCTCGTTTCACAAATCCTTTACAAGATACCAAGGCAATTCATACCCTGAAAATTCCTTCCATTCCTGAATCTTTATCCTATGTCTTTGATGCTGCGCGCTTAATCCGCCAGGAAATGCCTAAAGAATTACCTTTGATCGGATTTTCTGGTAGCCCATGGACTTTAGCTTGTTACATGGTTGAGGGCGGGAGCAGTAGAGATTTTAAGCGAATTTTAAATTTAATATACACTGAAAAAGAAGCAGCGCACCTGTTATTGAATAAATTGGCTGTCTCTGTGACTGCCTATTTAATTGAGCAAATAAAGGCGGGGGTTAATGCGGTTATGATCTTTGATACGTGGGGGGGAGTTTTAACTCCACAAAATTATAAGGATTTTTCTTTGGCATATATGCATCAAATTGTTCAGCAATTGAAAAAAGAATACCCTGATATCCCTGTAATTTTATTTACCAAGAATGGTGGGCAATGGTTAGAATGGATGGCAGAAACTGGTTGTGATGCATTAGGAGTTGACTGGACGTGTGATTTGGCTTCCGCGCGCAAGAGAGTAGGCGGAAAGGTCGCTTTACAAGGAAATCTGGATCCTGCTGTTTTACTAACTACAAAAAATTGTATACGAAGTGAGGTTGGGAGTGTACTGGCATCTTATGGTTATGGAACAGGGCATATCTTTAATTTGGGCCATGGCATTACTCCGGATGTACCCCCTGAGAATGTTGCAATAATGATTGAGGCGGTACATGAGATAAGTCCTCAATATCATTTGTAG
- the dnaJ gene encoding molecular chaperone DnaJ, producing the protein MEQRDYYELLEVSRNASDAEIKKAYRRLAMKYHPDRNPGDTSAEEKFKEIQKAYNILSDKQKRAAYDQFGHAGVDPSMGGGPGGFGGFGGFGDVFEDIFENIFSGGRGHGRQSRGQRGADLQFNVQLTLEEAAIGKEVEITVPRHGTCTVCEGSGAKKGTSPKTCETCQGMGQVRIQQGFFSIQQTCPTCHGEGKIISDPCASCHGQGRVRESKKINVKIPAGVDNGDRVRLSGEGEAGVHGGGSGDLYVQISLKKHAIFERHENDLHCEVPISFATAALGGSIEVPTLEGRVTLKIPAETQTGKVFRLRSKGMKSVRGYGQGDLLCKVVVETPVNLSREQKELLNKLQDSLENAKGTHSPKTSSWFAGVKKFFEDMKF; encoded by the coding sequence ATGGAACAGCGGGATTATTATGAACTTTTAGAAGTAAGTCGAAATGCGAGTGATGCAGAGATTAAAAAAGCATATCGCAGGCTGGCAATGAAATACCATCCCGATCGGAATCCAGGTGATACCTCTGCCGAAGAAAAATTTAAAGAAATTCAAAAAGCCTATAACATCTTGTCCGATAAGCAAAAACGCGCCGCTTATGATCAATTCGGCCATGCCGGAGTGGATCCTTCAATGGGTGGAGGCCCAGGTGGTTTTGGCGGATTTGGAGGATTTGGTGACGTTTTTGAAGATATTTTTGAGAATATTTTTTCAGGGGGGCGTGGGCATGGGCGTCAATCACGTGGACAAAGAGGCGCTGATTTGCAATTTAATGTGCAATTGACCCTTGAAGAAGCGGCTATAGGAAAAGAAGTTGAAATTACCGTTCCAAGACATGGTACTTGTACTGTTTGTGAGGGATCGGGGGCTAAAAAAGGCACAAGCCCAAAAACTTGTGAAACATGCCAGGGCATGGGGCAAGTCAGAATTCAACAAGGTTTTTTTTCCATACAACAAACCTGCCCCACTTGTCATGGTGAGGGAAAAATAATTTCTGATCCTTGTGCCAGTTGTCATGGTCAAGGAAGAGTTAGAGAAAGTAAAAAAATAAATGTCAAAATCCCGGCTGGAGTCGATAATGGTGATCGAGTCCGTTTAAGCGGAGAAGGTGAAGCAGGGGTGCATGGTGGTGGTTCAGGAGATTTATATGTTCAAATTAGCTTGAAAAAACATGCTATTTTTGAGCGCCATGAAAATGATTTGCATTGTGAAGTACCTATTAGTTTTGCAACTGCGGCGTTAGGAGGCTCGATCGAAGTACCCACTTTGGAAGGCCGAGTCACTTTAAAAATTCCGGCGGAAACTCAAACAGGCAAAGTATTTCGCTTGAGAAGTAAAGGGATGAAATCTGTCAGAGGATATGGACAAGGCGATTTGCTATGCAAGGTAGTTGTAGAAACACCGGTCAATTTATCTCGAGAGCAAAAAGAACTGTTAAATAAGTTACAGGATTCATTAGAGAATGCCAAGGGAACGCACTCACCTAAAACAAGCTCCTGGTTTGCCGGTGTGAAAAAATTCTTCGAAGACATGAAATTTTGA
- the grpE gene encoding nucleotide exchange factor GrpE: protein MSKQNKKDWKKFKDEHKEEHKVENEILEEETDEESQHQEPALGHPSYTALEEQLTLAEQKAHENWEKSVRALAELENVRRRMEREVANAHKYGVEKLISALLPVVDSLEQALQLADKNSDPSMHEGLELTMKLFLDALQKFDVEQIDPLGQTFDPQQHEAMSMQPAPGAPPNSVITVFQKGYKLSDRVIRPARVIVSTK from the coding sequence ATGAGTAAACAAAATAAAAAAGATTGGAAAAAATTTAAAGACGAACACAAAGAAGAACACAAGGTAGAGAATGAGATTCTGGAAGAAGAAACTGATGAAGAATCACAACATCAAGAACCTGCTTTAGGACATCCCAGCTATACTGCCTTGGAAGAGCAACTGACATTGGCGGAACAAAAAGCACATGAAAATTGGGAAAAGTCTGTACGCGCCCTTGCTGAATTGGAGAACGTTCGTCGTCGTATGGAACGAGAAGTTGCCAATGCTCATAAATATGGCGTAGAAAAACTGATTTCAGCTTTATTGCCAGTAGTGGACAGTCTTGAGCAAGCATTACAATTAGCGGACAAGAACAGTGATCCATCTATGCATGAAGGACTTGAGTTAACTATGAAACTCTTTCTTGACGCATTACAGAAGTTTGATGTGGAACAAATTGATCCTCTTGGACAGACATTTGACCCTCAACAACATGAGGCAATGTCAATGCAACCTGCCCCAGGAGCGCCACCGAATTCTGTAATTACTGTATTCCAAAAAGGTTACAAATTGAGCGATCGAGTAATTCGACCAGCTCGGGTGATAGTTTCCACCAAATAA
- a CDS encoding SPOR domain-containing protein, with translation MAKDYGNRRAARRNRGPHQFLVIIVTFLFGYITASFLDVQTISQWVNTQVLAQHDDEKAPTKVAQEHKQVPPKPKFEFYTLLANERGPASQASSQQNTDNHAADKTSTPIQKTANTVTAAVNNSVKSTIANPTPQTPVKVAEAKPTTMQQPNKGAYLVQVASFKARQDAEQMKGMLILKGFDVSVVPVTQAQGNWFRVVVGPYPNKALAQKAQMNLAKTEHLNGMVRSVGG, from the coding sequence ATGGCAAAAGATTATGGAAATAGACGTGCTGCACGTCGCAACAGAGGACCGCACCAGTTTTTGGTTATTATTGTGACCTTTTTGTTTGGATATATAACTGCTTCGTTTCTCGATGTACAAACGATAAGTCAATGGGTGAATACACAGGTTTTAGCTCAACATGATGATGAAAAAGCGCCAACTAAAGTGGCGCAAGAACATAAACAAGTGCCTCCTAAGCCTAAATTTGAGTTTTATACATTATTAGCGAATGAAAGGGGGCCGGCATCTCAGGCATCTAGTCAGCAAAATACAGACAATCATGCGGCAGATAAGACATCAACTCCAATACAAAAGACTGCAAATACTGTCACTGCTGCTGTAAATAACTCAGTGAAATCAACGATAGCTAATCCAACACCGCAAACCCCAGTGAAGGTAGCGGAGGCAAAACCAACAACCATGCAACAACCTAATAAAGGAGCATATTTGGTTCAAGTCGCATCTTTTAAAGCGCGTCAGGATGCAGAACAAATGAAAGGGATGCTAATCCTTAAGGGTTTTGATGTCAGCGTGGTTCCAGTCACCCAAGCACAGGGAAATTGGTTCAGAGTAGTGGTGGGCCCTTATCCAAATAAGGCCTTGGCTCAAAAAGCTCAAATGAACCTTGCCAAAACAGAGCACCTGAACGGCATGGTGCGCAGCGTTGGCGGATAA
- the argS gene encoding arginine--tRNA ligase, producing MRSMKAIIEYLLKQALINLQQSGEMPIDLEIEIKVENAKDPAHGDYATNLALVLAKPCRQAPKVLAERLVAVIPVDPSVEKIEIAGAGFINFFMRSTARSLIISEILNKGKEFGRGNLGQSQKVLIEFVSANPTGPLHVGHGRGAAFGATLGNVLKAAGYDVTLEYYVNDAGRQMNILAVSVWLRYLELAGEPIVFPANGYKGQYVYEIAQEIWSEQGNQFVHPWISVVENLPADEPEGGDKETYIDAIIARAQSLLGKDGFANFHQHALKTVLDDIKDDLQAFGVRFDSWFSEQSLFEDGSIEKGIQALKDRGHTYEREGALWFRATDFGDEKDRVLVRANGQTTYFASDVAYHWNKYDRGFDRVIDIFGADHHGYVTRIKTAVKALGHDESALDVILVQFAILYRGGDRVQMSTRSGSFVTLRELREEVGNDAARYFYVARKPEQHMDFDLDLAKSESSDNPVYYIQYAHARICSVLRQLKERGLKWDKDMGLKNLDLLEQQHEATLISLIARYPEVIQSAAASCEPHQLAYYLRELANGLHSYYNAIQLLCEQEQLRCARLCLLESVRQVLNNGLAILGVSAPESM from the coding sequence ATGAGAAGTATGAAAGCTATAATCGAATATCTTTTGAAACAGGCATTAATTAATCTGCAACAATCAGGCGAAATGCCAATTGATTTGGAGATTGAAATAAAAGTTGAGAATGCCAAAGATCCAGCTCATGGTGATTATGCGACTAATTTGGCTCTGGTATTAGCTAAACCATGCCGACAAGCACCTAAAGTATTAGCCGAGCGATTGGTTGCAGTAATCCCCGTAGATCCGTCTGTAGAGAAAATTGAGATAGCTGGGGCAGGATTTATTAATTTTTTCATGCGCAGCACGGCACGCTCGCTCATCATTTCTGAAATTTTGAATAAAGGCAAGGAGTTTGGCCGAGGTAATTTAGGACAGAGCCAAAAAGTATTGATTGAATTTGTTTCTGCCAATCCAACAGGGCCTTTACATGTAGGACATGGAAGAGGGGCTGCTTTCGGAGCAACTTTGGGTAATGTTTTAAAAGCCGCTGGTTACGATGTGACTTTGGAATATTATGTCAATGATGCAGGCAGGCAAATGAATATTCTCGCTGTGAGTGTGTGGCTGCGCTACCTGGAATTGGCAGGTGAGCCAATTGTTTTTCCGGCGAATGGCTATAAAGGTCAATATGTTTATGAGATTGCACAAGAGATTTGGTCAGAGCAGGGTAATCAATTCGTGCATCCATGGATTTCGGTAGTAGAAAATTTACCTGCTGATGAACCCGAAGGTGGAGATAAAGAGACTTATATCGATGCGATCATCGCGCGAGCGCAATCCTTACTGGGCAAGGATGGGTTTGCTAATTTCCATCAACATGCTTTAAAAACGGTATTGGATGATATAAAAGATGATTTGCAGGCGTTTGGTGTTCGTTTTGACAGTTGGTTTTCTGAGCAATCGTTATTTGAAGATGGTTCTATTGAGAAAGGTATTCAGGCCTTGAAAGATAGAGGCCACACTTATGAAAGAGAAGGTGCTTTATGGTTTAGGGCAACTGATTTTGGTGATGAAAAAGATAGAGTATTAGTCCGGGCTAATGGGCAAACGACATATTTCGCTTCTGATGTAGCTTATCACTGGAATAAATATGATAGAGGTTTTGATCGAGTAATTGATATTTTTGGTGCTGATCATCATGGTTATGTCACGAGAATCAAAACAGCTGTTAAGGCATTAGGACATGATGAAAGTGCATTGGATGTCATTTTGGTGCAGTTTGCCATTCTGTATCGAGGTGGTGACAGGGTGCAAATGTCTACTCGCAGTGGTTCATTTGTTACTTTGAGAGAGCTAAGAGAAGAAGTAGGAAATGATGCGGCTCGTTATTTTTATGTGGCAAGAAAACCTGAACAACACATGGATTTTGACCTGGATCTGGCAAAGTCCGAATCCAGTGACAATCCTGTGTATTATATTCAATATGCACATGCCCGTATCTGTAGTGTATTGAGACAGTTAAAAGAAAGGGGTTTGAAGTGGGATAAGGATATGGGACTTAAAAACCTTGATTTATTGGAGCAACAACATGAGGCCACATTAATTTCTCTGATTGCCCGATATCCCGAAGTCATTCAATCTGCCGCCGCTTCTTGCGAGCCGCATCAGCTTGCTTACTATTTAAGAGAGCTAGCCAATGGGTTACACAGTTATTATAATGCGATCCAGCTATTATGTGAGCAAGAACAATTGCGATGTGCCCGTTTGTGTTTGCTGGAGTCGGTTCGACAGGTTTTAAATAATGGTTTGGCTATACTAGGCGTATCAGCTCCTGAGAGTATGTGA
- the dnaK gene encoding molecular chaperone DnaK, with the protein MAKIIGIDLGTTNSCVAVMEGDKPKVIENSEGHRTTPSIVAFTDDNEILVGQSAKRQSVTNPEKTLFAIKRLIGRRFDDPIVQKDIKMVPYKIMKADNGDAWVRVKDQDKAPPQISAEVLRKMKKTAEDYLGEEVKEAVITVPAYFNDSQRQATKDAGRIAGLEVKRIINEPTAAALAYGMDKKRGDSVIAVYDLGGGTFDISIIEIAEVDGEHQFEVLATNGDTFLGGEDFDLALIEYLASEFKKDTGIDLHNDPLALQRLKEAAEKAKIELSSAQQTDVNLPYITADASGPKHLNIKLTRAKLESLVEKLVERTIEPCKTALKDAGLTVSQINEVILVGGQTRMPLVQKTVEEFFGKEPRKDVNPDEAVAVGAAIQAAVLSGEVKDILLLDVTPLSLGIETMGGVMTKLIEKNTTIPTKATQVFSTADDNQTAVTVHVLQGEREQASANKSLGRFDLRDIPPAPRGVPQIEVTFDIDANGILNVSAKDKATGKAQSIVIKASSGLSEEEVAAMVKDAQSHAEEDKKFKEMAELRNQADSLIHSCEKSMKDLADELSEDEKRGIETAISELKEAVQGTDKARIEDKLKVLTDASAKMAERIYAKKSSEGQAAQGQTQSQESTKPAEEGVVDAEFEEVKEEDKK; encoded by the coding sequence ATGGCTAAAATAATAGGTATAGACCTGGGTACTACGAACTCTTGTGTTGCTGTCATGGAAGGTGACAAACCGAAGGTAATTGAAAATAGTGAAGGTCACAGAACAACTCCTTCTATCGTAGCATTTACTGATGATAATGAAATATTGGTAGGCCAATCAGCCAAGCGTCAATCCGTGACTAACCCAGAGAAAACGCTGTTTGCGATTAAACGATTAATTGGGCGTCGATTTGATGATCCTATCGTGCAAAAAGATATTAAGATGGTTCCCTACAAAATTATGAAAGCGGACAATGGGGATGCTTGGGTTAGAGTCAAAGATCAAGATAAGGCACCACCACAAATTTCTGCTGAAGTGTTAAGAAAAATGAAAAAAACAGCAGAAGATTATTTGGGTGAAGAAGTAAAAGAAGCAGTGATTACTGTACCTGCCTATTTCAACGATTCGCAACGCCAGGCAACCAAAGATGCTGGTCGTATTGCTGGCCTGGAAGTAAAACGAATCATTAATGAGCCTACCGCTGCTGCACTGGCTTATGGTATGGATAAAAAACGCGGTGACTCTGTTATTGCGGTATATGATTTAGGGGGAGGAACTTTTGATATTTCAATTATTGAAATTGCCGAAGTGGATGGTGAACATCAATTTGAAGTACTTGCAACCAATGGTGATACCTTCCTCGGTGGAGAAGATTTTGATTTGGCTTTAATTGAGTATTTGGCTTCTGAGTTCAAGAAAGACACTGGTATTGATTTGCATAATGATCCTCTTGCTCTGCAACGCTTGAAAGAGGCTGCCGAGAAAGCAAAAATTGAATTGTCATCTGCACAACAAACTGATGTCAATTTGCCTTACATTACAGCAGATGCTTCTGGGCCAAAACATTTAAATATCAAATTGACTCGCGCAAAACTGGAATCTTTAGTGGAGAAACTGGTTGAGAGAACTATTGAGCCATGTAAAACAGCTTTAAAAGATGCAGGGCTTACTGTCTCACAAATCAACGAAGTTATTCTGGTCGGTGGGCAAACTCGTATGCCTCTGGTACAAAAAACTGTGGAAGAATTCTTTGGCAAAGAACCTCGTAAGGATGTAAACCCTGATGAGGCTGTGGCAGTAGGTGCTGCAATTCAGGCAGCAGTATTGTCCGGTGAAGTGAAAGACATTCTTTTACTCGATGTCACTCCTTTGTCTCTCGGTATAGAAACCATGGGTGGTGTAATGACCAAACTCATTGAAAAAAACACAACTATTCCTACAAAGGCTACACAAGTGTTTTCAACAGCCGATGATAATCAGACAGCAGTGACTGTGCATGTATTGCAGGGTGAAAGAGAACAGGCTTCAGCAAACAAGTCACTGGGACGGTTTGATTTGCGTGACATCCCTCCTGCTCCTCGTGGTGTTCCTCAAATTGAAGTAACTTTTGATATTGATGCCAATGGTATCTTGAATGTTTCTGCCAAAGACAAGGCAACTGGCAAGGCACAATCCATTGTCATCAAAGCTTCCAGTGGTTTAAGTGAAGAAGAGGTTGCTGCTATGGTGAAAGATGCCCAATCGCATGCTGAAGAAGATAAGAAATTCAAGGAAATGGCAGAACTGCGCAATCAGGCAGATAGTTTGATTCATAGCTGTGAAAAATCTATGAAAGATTTGGCTGATGAGTTGTCTGAGGATGAGAAAAGAGGCATCGAAACAGCAATTTCTGAGCTGAAAGAGGCGGTGCAAGGAACTGACAAGGCTCGTATTGAAGACAAGCTGAAAGTATTGACAGACGCTTCCGCAAAAATGGCTGAACGTATTTATGCTAAAAAATCGTCTGAAGGTCAGGCAGCTCAGGGGCAAACACAATCTCAGGAATCTACAAAACCTGCGGAAGAGGGAGTTGTTGATGCTGAGTTTGAAGAAGTTAAAGAAGAGGATAAAAAGTAA
- a CDS encoding 3-deoxy-7-phosphoheptulonate synthase class II translates to MQEWSPTTWQKYSYLQAASYADEEQLNKVVEQLSLLPPLVTSGEIKHLKNEIAQAGRGNAFILQGGDCAESFNDCRSEVISNKLKIILQMSLILLYGLRKPIIRIGRIAGQYAKPRSSDYETINGVTLPSYRGDIVNSPEFTTTAREPNPKLLLQAYSCSAMTLNFIRALLDGGFADLHHPQRWDLGFVEHSPQKNEYQHIVDSIEDALDFLNAIDGIRSSSISKVDFYTSHEALHLHYEQALTRQLKDGKWYNLSTHLPWIGMRTAQTDSAHLEFLRGVQNPIGIKIGPAATPEWLSEVLSIANPQKEEGRVLLYTRLGAKLIDRLLPPLIDTVRKSKIPVTWSCDPMHGNTETTEDGTKTRHFDNILSELKQALEIHRSMGSYLGGVHFELTGDNVTECIGGARGLAPHDLKTAYHSLVDPRLNYEQSLEMAIQLSHQFRNES, encoded by the coding sequence ATGCAAGAATGGTCGCCAACTACATGGCAGAAATATTCGTATTTGCAGGCAGCTTCATACGCTGATGAAGAGCAATTAAATAAAGTGGTAGAACAATTAAGTTTGCTGCCCCCATTAGTTACCAGCGGTGAAATCAAACATTTAAAAAATGAAATTGCCCAGGCTGGCCGGGGTAATGCTTTTATTCTGCAGGGTGGTGATTGTGCTGAATCTTTTAATGACTGTCGTTCAGAAGTTATAAGTAACAAATTAAAAATCATTCTTCAAATGAGCCTAATCTTATTATATGGCTTGCGTAAACCAATTATTCGTATCGGAAGAATAGCTGGGCAATATGCAAAACCACGCTCCTCAGATTACGAAACCATAAATGGAGTTACTTTACCCAGTTATCGTGGAGATATCGTTAATTCACCTGAATTTACTACCACTGCCAGGGAGCCTAATCCTAAATTATTACTTCAGGCATACAGTTGTTCTGCCATGACTTTAAATTTTATCCGAGCGCTGCTGGATGGCGGTTTTGCTGACCTGCATCATCCTCAACGCTGGGATTTAGGTTTTGTTGAACACTCCCCTCAGAAGAACGAATACCAACATATTGTAGACTCTATTGAAGACGCCCTGGATTTTTTGAATGCCATAGATGGAATACGTTCGAGTAGCATAAGTAAAGTTGATTTTTACACCTCTCATGAAGCGTTGCATTTACATTATGAGCAAGCATTAACAAGACAGTTGAAAGATGGAAAATGGTACAATCTTTCAACTCATTTACCCTGGATTGGAATGCGTACGGCACAAACGGACAGTGCACATCTTGAGTTTCTACGAGGGGTACAAAATCCAATAGGCATTAAGATAGGCCCAGCAGCTACACCTGAATGGTTATCAGAGGTATTAAGCATAGCCAATCCGCAAAAAGAAGAAGGACGAGTTTTACTTTATACTCGCCTGGGAGCAAAACTTATCGACCGGTTGTTACCTCCACTGATTGACACAGTAAGGAAAAGCAAAATTCCAGTCACGTGGTCATGTGACCCTATGCATGGCAATACCGAAACAACAGAAGACGGTACTAAAACACGTCACTTCGATAACATTTTATCGGAATTAAAACAAGCTTTGGAAATTCATCGCAGCATGGGTAGCTACCTTGGAGGTGTCCATTTTGAGCTAACTGGTGACAATGTAACAGAGTGTATCGGGGGCGCTCGTGGATTAGCTCCTCATGATCTCAAAACTGCCTATCACAGCCTGGTTGATCCAAGATTAAACTATGAACAATCTCTGGAAATGGCCATCCAATTAAGCCATCAATTCAGAAATGAATCTTAA
- the folB gene encoding dihydroneopterin aldolase, producing MDTLNITALSVETKIGVYGWEQRINQRLLIDISIPFDFKDCKDNLSNTLDYAALCQTVTQFVESTSFQLIETVAEQIAQLIKQKYPVTKVSVAVTKPHAVKNAAGIQVVVNR from the coding sequence ATGGATACTTTAAATATTACAGCTCTCAGTGTTGAAACAAAAATTGGTGTTTATGGGTGGGAGCAGCGTATTAATCAACGATTATTAATTGATATATCCATTCCCTTTGACTTTAAAGATTGCAAGGATAATTTGTCCAATACACTGGATTACGCTGCTTTGTGCCAGACAGTAACCCAATTTGTAGAGTCAACTTCGTTTCAATTAATTGAAACGGTAGCGGAACAAATTGCACAATTAATCAAGCAAAAGTACCCTGTTACTAAGGTTTCCGTCGCTGTTACAAAGCCCCATGCTGTAAAAAACGCTGCGGGAATCCAAGTAGTTGTAAACAGATAA